In one Balaenoptera musculus isolate JJ_BM4_2016_0621 chromosome 2, mBalMus1.pri.v3, whole genome shotgun sequence genomic region, the following are encoded:
- the LOC118890977 gene encoding cartilage intermediate layer protein 1 isoform X1, which produces MFHPPHHTASLCLERLVAGPCWAPVTVLASHLSSWPSGRQMMLTQSVRRVQPGKRTSGIFAKPADPLDSPGEWTTWFNIDHPGGRGDYERLDAIHFYYGDRVCPRPLRLEAWTTDWIPAGSTGQVVHGNPLEGFWCLNREQRPGQNCSNYTVRFLCPPGSLRQDTEHSLWSPWSPWSKCSAACGHPGVQTRTRTCLAETVSLCNDATEQGRLCMEQACSACDLTCPMGQVNADCDACMCQDFVLYGAVSLPGGAPASGATVYVLTKTPKLLTQTDSSGRFRVPGLCPDGKSILKITKAKFAPIRLTTPKTRLKAATIKAEFMRAETPYIVMNPKTKARRAGQSVSLCCKATGKPKPDKYFWYHNSTLLDPSLYKHESKLVLRNLQRDQAGEYFCKAQSDAGAAKSHVARLTVIAPDETPCNPTPESYLIQLPHDCFQNATNSFYYDVGHCPVKTCAGQQDNGIRCQDAVDNCCGISKTEEREIQCSGYTLPTKVATECSCQRCTETQSIVRGRVSASDNGEPMRFGHVYMGNRRVSMTGYKGTFTLHVPQDTERLVLTFVDRLQKFVNTTKVLPFNKKGSAVFHEIKMLRWKEPITLEAMETNIIPLGDMAGEDPVAELEIPSKSFYRQNGEPYTGKVKASVTFLDPRNISTATAAQSDLNFINDEGDIFPLRTYGMFSVDFTDEATSESLNVGKVKVHLDSTQVKMPEHLPMMKLWSLNPGTGLWEEEGDFKFESQRRNRREDRTFLVGNMEIRERRLFNLDVPESRRCFIKVRAYRSQRFLPSEQMQGVVVSVINLEPRTGFSSNPRAWGRFDSVITGPNGACLPAFCDDQSPDAYSAYVLASLAGEELEAVESSPKFNPNAIGVPQPYLNKLKYRRTDHEDPQVKKTAFQISMAKPRPNSAEESNGPIYAFENLQACEEVPPSAAHFRFYQIEGDRYDYNTVPFNEDDPMSWTEDYLAWWPKPMEFRACYIKVKIMGPLEVNVRSRNMGGTHRQTVGKLYGIRDVKSTRDRDQPNVSAACLEFKCSGMLYDQDRVDRTLVKVIPQGSCHRVSVNSMLHEYLVNHLPLPVNNDTSEYTMLAPLDPLGHNYGIYTVTDQDPRTAKEIALGRCFDGTSDGSSRVMKSNVGVALTFNCIERQVGRQSAFQYLQSIPARPSPASTVRGRAPSRRQRASQGGQRWRRGVASLRVSGVAQQPLSN; this is translated from the exons ATGTTCCATCCCCCACATCACACTGCTTCCCTATGTCTTGAGAGGCTAGTAGCAGGACCCTGCTGGGCCCCTGTAACTGTTTTGGCCTCTCACTTATCCTCCTGGCCCTCAGGGAGGCAGATGATGCTCACTCAGTCGGTGAGAAGAGTCCAGCCTGGGAAGAGGACCTCAGGCATCTTTGCCAAGCCTGCTGACCCCCTGGACA GTCCTGGGGAGTGGACAACGTGGTTCAACATCGACCACCCAGGTGGGCGGGGCGACTACGAGCGGCTGGATGCCATTCACTTCTACTACGGGGACCGGGTGTGTCCTCGGCCCCTGCGGCTAGAGGCTTGGACCACCGACTGGATACCCGCAGGCAGCACTGGCCAAGTGGTCCATGGCAACCCCCTTGAGGGCTTCTGGTGCCTCAACAGGGAGCAGCGGCCTGGCCAGAACTGCTCCAATTATACCGTGCGCTTCCTCTGCCCGCCAG GATCCCTGCGCCAAGACACAGAGCACAGCCTCTGGAGCCCGTGGTCTCCCTGGAGCAAGTGTTCTGCTGCTTGTGGTCACCCTGGGGTCCAGACCCGAACACGCACCTGCTTGGCGGAGACGGTGTCACTGTGCAATGATGCCACCGAGCAGGGTCGGCTCTGCATGGAGCAGGCCTGTTCAG CCTGTGACCTGACCTGCCCCATGGGCCAGGTGAATGCTGACTGTGACGCCTGCATGTGCCAGGACTTCGTGCTGTATGGGGCTGTCTCCCTCCCCGGGGGtgccccagcctcaggggctACTGTCTACGTCCTGACCAAAACACCTAAGCTGTTGACCCAGACGGATAGCAGCGGGAGGTTCCGAGTCCCTGGCTTGTGCCCCGATGGCAAAAGCATCCTGAAGATCACAAAGGCCAAGTTTGCCCCTATCAGGCTCACAACGCCTAAGACTAGACTGAAGGCAGCCACCATCAAGGCGGAGTTCATGAGGGCag AGACTCCATACATTGTGATGAACCCCAAGACAAAAGCACGGAGAGCTGGGCAGAGTGTGTCCCTGTGCTGTAAGGCCACGGGGAAGCCCAAACCAGACAAGTATTTCTG GTACCATAACAGCACACTGTTGGACCCCTCCCTCTACAAACACGAGAGCAAGCTGGTGCTGAGGAACCTGCAGCGGGACCAGGCCGGGGAGTACTTCTGCAAGGCCCAGAGTGACGCTGGGGCTGCAAAGTCCCATGTCGCCCGGCTGACTGTCATAG CCCCCGATGAGACTCCTTGCAACCCAACCCCCGAGAGCTACCTTATCCAGCTGCCCCATGATTGTTTCCAGAATGCCACCAACTCCTTCTACTATGATGTGGGTCATTGCCCTGTCAAGACCTGTGCAGGGCAGCAGGATAATGGGATCAGGTGCCAGGATGCTGTGGATAACTGCTGTGGGATCTCCAAAACAGAGGAGAGGGAGATCCAGTGCAGTGGGTACACGCTGCCCACGAAGGTGGCCACGGAGTGCAGCTGCCAGCGGTGTACGGAGACCCAGAGTATCGTGCGGGGACGCGTCAGCGCCTCTGACAATGGGGAACCCATGCGCTTTGGCCACGTGTACATGGGGAACAGGCGTGTGAGCATGACTGGCTACAAGGGCACGTTCACCCTCCACGTCCCTCAGGACACTGAGAGGCTGGTGCTCACATTTGTGGACAGGCTGCAGAAGTTTGTCAACACCACCAAAGTGCTGCCCTTCAATAAGAAGGGGAGTGCGGTGTTCCATGAGATCAAGATGCTTCGGTGGAAAGAGCCCATCACCTTGGAGGCCATGGAGACCAACATTATCCCCTTGGGGGATATGGCTGGTGAAGATCCTGTGGCTGAGCTGGAGATCCCATCCAAGAGTTTCTACCGGCAGAACGGGGAGCCCTACACAGGAAAAGTAAAGGCCAGTGTGACCTTCCTGGATCCCCGGAATATTTCCACAGCTACTGCTGCCCAGAGTGACCTGAACTTCATCAATGATGAAGGAGACATCTTCCCCCTTCGGACATATGGCATGTTCTCTGTGGACTTCACAGATGAGGCCACCTCAGAGTCACTTAATGTTGGCAAGGTGAAGGTCCACCTCGACTCAACCCAGGTCAAGATGCCAGAGCACTTGCCCATGATGAAACTCTGGTCACTCAACCCAGGCACAGGGCTGTGGGAGGAGGAAGGTGACTTCAAATTTGAAAGCCAAAGGCGGAACAGAAGGGAAGACAGGACCTTCCTGGTGGGCAACATGGAGATCCGTGAGAGGAGGCTATTTAACCTGGATGTCCCTGAAAGCAGGAGGTGCTTCATCAAGGTGAGGGCCTACCGAAGTCAGAGGTTCTTGCCCAGTGAGCAGATGCAGGGTGTCGTGGTCTCTGTGATCAACCTGGAGCCCAGGACTGGCTTCTCCTCCAACCCCAGGGCCTGGGGCCGCTTTGACAGTGTCATCACTGGCCCCAATGGGGCCTGTCTGCCTGCCTTCTGCGATGACCAGTCCCCTGATGCTTACTCTGCCTATGTCTTAGCCAGCCTGGCTGGGGAAGAACTGGAAGCAGTGGAGTCTTCTCCTAAATTCAACCCAAATGCAATTGGTGTCCCTCAGCCCTACCTCAACAAGCTCAAGTACCGCCGGACAGACCATGAGGACCCACAGGTCAAGAAGACAGCTTTCCAGATCAGCATGGCCAAGCCAAGGCCCAACTCAGCTGAGGAGAGCAATGGACCCATCTATGCATTTGAGAACCTCCAGGCATGCGAGGAAGTACCTCCCAGTGCGGCCCACTTCCGGTTCTACCAGATTGAGGGGGATCGATATGACTACAACACGGTCCCTTTCAACGAGGATGACCCCATGAGCTGGACTGAAGACTACCTGGCATGGTGGCCCAAGCCAATGGAGTTCAGGGCCTGCTATATCAAGGTGAAGATCATGGGGCCACTGGAGGTGAACGTGCGATCCCGTAACATGGGGGGCACCCACCGGCAGACAGTGGGAAAGCTGTACGGAATCCGGGATGTGAAGAGCACGCGGGACAGGGACCAGCCCAATGTCTCAGCTGCCTGTTTGGAGTTCAAGTGCAGTGGGATGCTCTATGACCAGGACCGTGTAGACCGCACGCTGGTGAAGGTTATCCCCCAGGGCAGCTGCCATCGAGTCAGCGTAAACTCCATGCTGCATGAGTACCTGGTCAACCACCTACCACTGCCGGTCAACAACGACACCAGTGAGTACACCATGCTGGCGCCCTTGGACCCACTGGGCCACAACTATGGCATCTACACTGTCACTGACCAGGACCCTCGCACGGCCAAGGAGATTGCACTTGGCCGGTGCTTTGATGGCACATCTGATGGCTCCTCCAGAGTCATGAAGAGCAATGTGGGAGTGGCCCTGACCTTTAACTGCATAGAGAGGCAGGTGGGCCGTCAGAGTGCCTTCCAGTACCTCCAAAGCATCCCGGCCCGGCCCTCCCCCGCAAGCACTGTCAGGGGAAGAGCGCCCTCAAGGAGGCAGCGGGCAAGTCAGGGTGGCCAGCGCTGGCGCAGAGGGGTGGCCTCTCTGAGGGTTTCTGGGGTTGCTCAGCAGCCTCTGAGCAACTAA